A genomic segment from Pollutimonas thiosulfatoxidans encodes:
- a CDS encoding GntR family transcriptional regulator — MARTGQHGHTAEQAYHWIRDRILRNYWPAASQLKEGELATEIGVSRTPVREALRRLTQEGLVETVPNLGSRLRSWTSTDLEEIFGLRMVLESYAARLAATRINAEELDALYKLCTAMEQLVEQGMDNSQARHELTRLNEQYHAAIMAASHSPRLMTLAQQVISFPLVYRTFSSYRLEEINRSMAHHRELADAFGSRDPIWAESVMRAHLAAGHEAIRHKLSRDNL, encoded by the coding sequence ATGGCGCGCACAGGGCAGCATGGACATACTGCTGAGCAGGCCTATCATTGGATCAGGGACCGCATACTACGCAACTATTGGCCTGCTGCGAGTCAGCTGAAAGAGGGCGAACTTGCTACCGAAATAGGCGTAAGCCGGACGCCTGTTCGAGAAGCCTTGCGTCGCCTGACCCAGGAGGGCCTCGTGGAGACGGTGCCCAACCTCGGAAGCCGACTTCGCAGTTGGACCAGTACAGACCTCGAAGAAATATTCGGCCTACGCATGGTGCTGGAGTCTTATGCCGCGCGGCTCGCCGCCACACGAATAAACGCTGAAGAGCTTGATGCCCTCTACAAGCTCTGTACGGCCATGGAGCAACTGGTCGAACAAGGCATGGACAATTCTCAGGCTCGACACGAGCTGACTCGCCTGAACGAGCAGTATCATGCCGCCATCATGGCTGCCTCACATAGCCCGCGGCTAATGACGCTGGCGCAGCAAGTCATTTCTTTCCCTCTGGTTTACAGAACCTTTTCGAGCTACCGGCTGGAGGAGATCAATCGCAGTATGGCGCACCATCGCGAGCTTGCTGATGCTTTCGGCTCGCGCGATCCGATCTGGGCCGAGAGCGTCATGAGAGCTCACTTGGCCGCTGGTCATGAGGCGATCCGGCACAAGCTTTCCAGGGATAATCTCTGA
- a CDS encoding polysaccharide deacetylase family protein: MYHQIGQPAPRKSPYRSLIVHPSDFKRQMTWLRRFGYRGLSMHDLLPYLLGQRRGKVVGITFDDGYRNVYENALPVLRDHDFTATNYFVARQLDGGNVWDYEKGIAHADLMSVEQMRAWAAAGMEVGSHTLDHPYLPKLSPEVADHQIRQSKAELEQLLDKQVSAFCYPYGGETPGIRAMVRNAGYSNATTTLGGLANSNDDPFGLPRVTVARSTNIFRFLQKCMTRLEEKRRDPQRP, from the coding sequence ATGTACCACCAAATCGGCCAGCCTGCGCCGCGCAAGTCGCCCTATCGCAGCCTGATCGTGCATCCTTCTGACTTCAAGCGTCAAATGACATGGTTGCGCCGTTTTGGTTATCGGGGCCTTTCCATGCACGACCTTTTGCCCTATCTGCTCGGACAGCGACGCGGCAAGGTCGTGGGCATTACCTTCGACGACGGCTATCGCAACGTTTACGAAAATGCGCTTCCTGTCTTGCGCGATCACGATTTCACCGCCACCAATTACTTCGTCGCCCGTCAACTGGACGGCGGCAATGTCTGGGACTACGAGAAAGGCATTGCGCATGCCGACCTGATGTCGGTTGAGCAGATGCGGGCATGGGCAGCCGCCGGCATGGAGGTTGGCTCGCATACTTTGGATCATCCCTATTTGCCCAAGCTGTCCCCCGAAGTTGCCGATCACCAGATCCGGCAATCGAAGGCCGAGCTGGAGCAACTGCTGGACAAGCAAGTCAGTGCCTTCTGCTATCCCTATGGTGGCGAAACGCCAGGCATACGCGCCATGGTCCGTAATGCCGGGTATAGCAATGCCACGACAACCCTGGGTGGGCTGGCGAACAGCAACGACGATCCTTTCGGTCTACCCCGAGTAACCGTTGCACGCTCCACCAATATTTTTCGCTTCCTGCAAAAATGCATGACCCGATTGGAAGAAAAGCGCCGCGATCCTCAAAGGCCTTAG
- a CDS encoding glycosyltransferase family 9 protein, protein MPMPSAIYVRLPNWIGDVCMSLPSLHTLLDTQLPIVVCARPWARDLLAGYKLGGFIDMKGRWREDRAAVHAYRKKAQHAHPRGVLLPDSLSSAMVFSFAGIQSAGYRDDGRSLILRWPVQKPGGAPHAVQAWHFVTAQALKRWNLPASPLPAERTLGLRMTDRHRSEAQHALKTTGLDNKPFVLIAPTATGLHRGKVKVWPHYDALTRQLQEQGHIVAMCPPPAEAESARRNAPTALCLPPLKLGAFATLTRLASLVVCNDSGVSHLAAAAGSRQLTLFGVTQPERTGPWSENAVCLGSANAWPSLRDTEQHILALLPEDIGR, encoded by the coding sequence ATGCCTATGCCTTCAGCCATCTATGTGCGTCTTCCCAACTGGATTGGCGATGTCTGCATGAGTCTTCCCAGCCTCCATACGTTGCTGGACACCCAATTGCCGATCGTCGTCTGTGCACGACCGTGGGCGCGTGATCTGCTGGCGGGATACAAACTGGGCGGATTCATCGATATGAAAGGCCGATGGCGGGAAGATCGTGCGGCCGTTCATGCCTACCGCAAGAAAGCTCAGCACGCACACCCGCGAGGCGTATTGCTACCCGACTCACTCTCGAGCGCGATGGTGTTCAGCTTTGCCGGGATCCAGAGCGCTGGTTACCGTGACGATGGCCGCAGCCTGATCCTGCGTTGGCCGGTACAGAAGCCGGGCGGCGCACCGCATGCGGTGCAAGCGTGGCATTTTGTCACCGCCCAGGCCTTGAAGCGCTGGAATCTGCCGGCTAGCCCCCTGCCGGCCGAGCGCACTCTGGGCCTGCGGATGACGGACCGGCACCGTAGCGAAGCCCAGCACGCACTGAAAACCACCGGCCTGGACAACAAGCCATTCGTACTGATCGCCCCCACAGCGACAGGCTTGCACCGAGGCAAGGTCAAAGTCTGGCCGCATTACGACGCGCTGACGCGACAGTTGCAGGAACAGGGTCATATTGTGGCCATGTGTCCGCCACCCGCCGAAGCGGAATCTGCCAGGCGCAATGCGCCGACAGCCCTTTGCCTGCCGCCCTTGAAGCTGGGCGCCTTTGCTACACTCACCCGACTCGCTTCACTGGTCGTGTGCAATGATTCCGGTGTGTCGCATCTAGCGGCCGCCGCCGGGTCCCGCCAACTGACCCTCTTCGGCGTTACCCAGCCCGAGCGCACCGGACCCTGGTCCGAGAATGCCGTTTGCCTGGGCTCGGCGAATGCCTGGCCGTCGCTGCGAGACACCGAGCAACATATTCTTGCCCTTTTGCCCGAAGACATTGGCCGGTAG
- a CDS encoding isocitrate lyase/PEP mutase family protein, whose amino-acid sequence MMTTATEKRQRLRERLAAPGMLTAPGIFDMISARMADRMGFDVLYMTGYGTVASYLGLPDAGLATYTDMLNRASAFALGTQTPIIADGDTGYGGLLNVAHTVKGYEAGGLAGIQLEDQEFPKKCGHTPGRRVIPASDMVKKIRVAAEARNSDDFLIVARTDARTSLGLDEALSRMHAYSEAGADILFVESPESVQEMEQIAGAFDKPVLINIVEGGKTPVLSREQLQAMGFRLAIYPGTAFLAMGKALEDAYSALLQDGSSAAVADRLYDFESFSRLMGFQAVWDFDKAHADD is encoded by the coding sequence CTGATGACCACCGCCACAGAGAAGCGTCAACGCCTGCGCGAACGCCTGGCCGCACCGGGGATGCTGACTGCACCCGGAATCTTCGACATGATTTCAGCCCGCATGGCGGATCGAATGGGCTTCGATGTGTTGTACATGACCGGCTATGGCACCGTGGCATCTTATTTGGGCTTGCCTGATGCAGGCTTGGCTACCTATACCGACATGCTCAATCGGGCCAGCGCTTTCGCGCTAGGCACCCAAACACCCATCATCGCCGATGGCGACACGGGTTACGGTGGCTTGCTTAACGTCGCTCATACAGTGAAAGGCTATGAGGCTGGCGGCTTGGCGGGTATTCAGCTTGAAGATCAGGAATTCCCGAAGAAGTGTGGGCATACGCCGGGGCGCCGCGTCATTCCCGCCAGCGATATGGTAAAGAAAATACGTGTCGCCGCCGAAGCGCGCAACAGTGATGATTTCCTGATCGTCGCCCGCACAGACGCCCGCACGTCTTTGGGGCTGGATGAGGCGCTGAGCCGCATGCATGCCTACTCGGAAGCAGGTGCCGACATACTTTTCGTGGAGTCGCCCGAATCGGTGCAGGAGATGGAGCAGATCGCTGGCGCTTTCGACAAGCCGGTACTGATCAACATTGTCGAAGGTGGCAAAACGCCCGTACTGTCGCGCGAGCAACTTCAGGCGATGGGATTCCGACTCGCGATCTATCCGGGCACCGCTTTTCTCGCAATGGGTAAGGCACTTGAAGATGCCTATAGTGCGCTGCTACAAGACGGCTCCTCAGCCGCTGTGGCCGACCGCCTTTATGATTTCGAATCCTTCAGCCGCCTGATGGGGTTTCAGGCCGTCTGGGATTTTGACAAGGCGCATGCCGACGATTAG
- a CDS encoding FMN-binding negative transcriptional regulator: protein MYLPSAFEETRPEVLHALMREHPLGALVTQGPAGLDANHLPFELDTSRGTHGTLTGHVARANPLWREVADGDEVLVIFKGGDAYVSPNWYPSKHESHQQVPTWNYCVVHAHGHIKIRDDEKFVRGVVARLTRTHEKQAEPDSPWKMTDSSPDYIARMLGAIVGIEIDITRLLGKFKLSQNREQRDADGVVQALRDRHQDELVRLMTAGPR from the coding sequence ATGTATCTGCCTTCGGCCTTCGAGGAAACCCGTCCGGAAGTCTTGCACGCCTTGATGCGTGAGCACCCGCTGGGCGCCCTGGTGACGCAGGGACCTGCAGGGTTGGACGCCAACCACCTGCCTTTTGAGCTCGACACGTCGCGTGGCACGCATGGCACGCTTACCGGTCATGTCGCCAGGGCCAACCCCTTGTGGCGGGAGGTAGCCGATGGCGACGAAGTGCTGGTGATCTTCAAGGGCGGCGATGCCTATGTTTCGCCCAACTGGTACCCCAGCAAGCACGAGTCGCATCAACAGGTTCCGACCTGGAACTATTGTGTGGTCCACGCTCACGGTCATATCAAGATACGCGATGACGAGAAATTTGTAAGGGGTGTGGTGGCACGCCTGACGCGCACGCACGAGAAGCAGGCCGAGCCCGATAGCCCCTGGAAAATGACCGACTCCAGCCCCGACTACATCGCCCGCATGCTTGGGGCCATTGTGGGCATAGAAATCGACATTACCCGCTTGTTGGGGAAGTTCAAGCTGAGTCAAAACAGAGAGCAGCGCGACGCCGACGGTGTGGTCCAGGCGCTACGCGATCGTCACCAGGATGAACTGGTACGCCTCATGACGGCTGGCCCCCGCTAG
- a CDS encoding TRAP transporter large permease — MTLLYIGIALLTLLFIGVPVAFSLAGLGAALLLLKGLPLAMVAQNLHGALDNFVLLSVPLFLLMSNLLLKGGVGKDLFEAVQKWVGHWPGGLGISALLSCGIFSAISGSSIATAATVGSVAIPEMVKRGYGKSFTLGLLAAGGTLGILIPPSIPLIVYGVITEESIGKLFMAGIGPGLLLMLLFGIYTVFYARANKLHQQAPRATWAEKRGSTMRALPTVALAVLIIGGIYAGAFTPTEASAVGATASFLLTAFFLKTLSVKDFIAAVRQTLKTTIVLFLIVIGAKIFGKAITLYQVPAMLSELVDLHISSVDGFLLLVTAILLVIGLFLESLSMLLIMVPVLFPTVLDLGIDPIWFGIYFVILIELALITPPVGLNLFVIQAIAGSTLGAVARGVIPFIILMLVAVVLVYFVPSIVTWIPSTF; from the coding sequence GTGACACTGCTCTATATTGGAATCGCGCTCCTCACGCTGCTGTTTATCGGCGTGCCTGTGGCTTTCTCGCTTGCGGGGTTGGGCGCCGCCTTGTTATTGCTGAAGGGACTGCCTTTGGCCATGGTGGCCCAGAACCTGCACGGTGCGCTCGATAACTTCGTGCTGTTGTCTGTTCCTTTATTCCTGTTGATGTCCAACCTTTTATTGAAAGGCGGAGTCGGCAAGGATCTCTTCGAGGCGGTTCAGAAGTGGGTAGGGCATTGGCCCGGCGGCCTCGGTATTTCGGCATTGCTGTCTTGCGGGATATTTTCCGCCATATCAGGAAGCTCGATCGCGACCGCGGCCACAGTCGGCTCGGTAGCGATCCCCGAGATGGTCAAACGCGGCTACGGCAAGAGCTTTACGCTCGGTCTTCTGGCGGCGGGCGGTACGCTGGGTATTCTTATACCGCCGTCGATCCCGCTCATTGTCTATGGTGTGATTACCGAAGAGAGCATAGGCAAGCTGTTCATGGCCGGCATCGGGCCAGGCTTGCTTCTTATGTTGCTCTTTGGCATTTATACCGTGTTCTATGCGCGTGCCAACAAGCTCCACCAACAGGCGCCCCGCGCCACTTGGGCCGAGAAACGCGGCTCGACCATGCGTGCATTGCCCACTGTCGCGCTGGCAGTGCTGATAATCGGCGGCATCTACGCAGGCGCGTTTACACCTACTGAGGCTTCTGCGGTGGGTGCAACCGCATCGTTCTTGCTGACCGCGTTTTTCCTGAAAACATTATCGGTCAAGGACTTCATTGCGGCGGTAAGGCAAACGCTTAAAACGACTATCGTGCTTTTCCTTATCGTGATTGGCGCGAAGATTTTTGGCAAGGCAATAACGCTCTACCAGGTTCCGGCCATGCTTTCGGAGCTCGTCGACCTTCATATTTCGTCGGTCGATGGTTTCCTCTTGCTGGTAACCGCCATTCTGTTGGTGATCGGACTGTTCCTGGAAAGCCTGTCGATGTTGCTGATCATGGTTCCCGTGCTGTTTCCAACGGTATTGGACCTTGGTATTGATCCCATTTGGTTCGGCATCTATTTCGTGATCCTGATTGAACTGGCATTGATTACGCCGCCGGTGGGGTTGAACCTGTTCGTGATCCAGGCGATTGCCGGCTCCACGCTTGGCGCGGTCGCCCGGGGCGTCATACCGTTTATTATCTTGATGTTGGTAGCGGTGGTGTTGGTGTATTTCGTCCCATCCATCGTCACCTGGATACCGAGTACCTTCTAG
- a CDS encoding YdcF family protein: protein MTFSSFLTNLVIPLNLCITLLLIGAILFMVRWRKTGFLVAATGLAWALFWSLPASSLWAGGRLEQLYPHQPPMNLPTADAIVVLGGSTANGRTNWFEPYDSATATSRVDTAAVLYKEGRAPLIVLSGAALEGSVSEAQMMANALKQADIPETAMLLENRSFTTHENAVYTAEKLKQRDIRRILLVTSALHMPRAMAVFRKQGVSAIASPAPPQIVVPADPRFSFWQPSMRALAASRSIVKEYVGLLVYWMRGWI, encoded by the coding sequence ATGACCTTTTCTAGTTTTCTGACTAACCTGGTGATTCCGCTGAACCTGTGCATCACCTTGCTGCTGATCGGCGCGATCCTGTTCATGGTGCGCTGGCGCAAGACGGGGTTCCTGGTGGCGGCCACAGGGCTGGCCTGGGCGCTGTTCTGGTCGTTGCCGGCCTCATCGTTATGGGCCGGCGGAAGACTAGAACAGTTGTATCCCCATCAGCCACCCATGAATCTGCCGACTGCGGATGCCATCGTGGTACTTGGGGGAAGCACTGCCAATGGACGCACCAATTGGTTCGAGCCCTACGACAGCGCTACAGCAACTTCACGGGTAGACACCGCGGCGGTGCTGTACAAGGAGGGCCGGGCGCCCTTGATTGTCTTGTCCGGAGCGGCACTCGAGGGTTCTGTCAGCGAGGCGCAGATGATGGCCAATGCGCTCAAGCAGGCCGACATACCCGAGACCGCGATGCTGCTCGAGAACCGCAGTTTCACCACCCACGAGAATGCAGTCTATACCGCAGAGAAACTCAAGCAGCGGGACATTCGCCGCATCCTGCTTGTGACCTCCGCCCTGCACATGCCGCGCGCCATGGCAGTGTTCCGCAAGCAAGGCGTCAGCGCCATTGCGTCGCCAGCTCCCCCACAGATTGTCGTACCGGCGGACCCAAGGTTTTCGTTCTGGCAACCAAGCATGCGGGCACTCGCCGCCAGCCGCTCCATCGTCAAGGAGTATGTCGGCCTGCTGGTGTACTGGATGCGCGGCTGGATCTAG
- a CDS encoding glycosyltransferase family 4 protein, which translates to MSMPRLKIAFVVDRFGNRYGGAEAYGVALMRQLAQRHDVTVFAREYDANCDLVLPFVPLRSWKGLPSWVRVLLFSWRARRATRRDYDIVHSHMNGWCGDIEVIHVTPVRYNWRVRALPLAKRLLSYVSPRVQTYLGLEARRVARRPAHRAVAVSGLIADQLEAAYGEADYPVIPPGVSVQDSPGEPDRTGIRQRLGFAADDHVSLLVARNPLRKGLPTVLRAMALLPARHKLLVVGSNAATRDFIHKAPEFAALADRISLVEETSDVAPYYRAADVYVHPTLNDSFGMAPLEAMSFQLPVVLSPAPWCGFAQYVRDGHEALVMKHPEDHHELALCIKRISDDPVCRATLVQGGNAVVARHSWEEVASSYLGLYAEVIAEREYPAPVTSS; encoded by the coding sequence ATGTCGATGCCCCGTTTAAAAATCGCTTTTGTTGTAGACCGTTTTGGCAATCGTTACGGCGGTGCTGAGGCCTATGGGGTGGCACTCATGCGCCAATTGGCGCAGCGCCACGATGTCACGGTGTTCGCTCGCGAATACGACGCAAACTGCGACCTGGTGCTGCCCTTTGTTCCTTTGCGGTCCTGGAAGGGTCTGCCCAGTTGGGTGCGCGTGCTGCTGTTCTCGTGGCGCGCCCGCCGCGCGACTCGCCGCGACTATGACATTGTTCATTCGCACATGAACGGCTGGTGCGGCGATATCGAAGTCATACACGTGACCCCGGTGCGCTACAACTGGCGGGTGCGCGCCTTGCCCCTGGCAAAGCGGCTGCTTTCATATGTTAGCCCTCGCGTGCAGACTTATCTTGGACTGGAAGCGCGCCGTGTTGCCAGGCGGCCGGCCCATCGCGCCGTGGCCGTGTCGGGCTTGATTGCCGATCAACTCGAGGCGGCTTACGGCGAGGCCGATTACCCGGTCATTCCGCCGGGCGTATCCGTGCAAGATAGCCCGGGTGAACCCGACCGCACCGGCATCCGGCAACGGCTGGGCTTTGCTGCCGACGACCACGTCAGTTTGCTGGTGGCGCGCAACCCCTTGCGCAAAGGCTTGCCCACTGTACTTCGCGCGATGGCCTTGCTGCCGGCCCGGCACAAGCTGCTTGTCGTTGGCAGCAATGCCGCCACCCGCGATTTCATCCATAAAGCGCCCGAATTTGCTGCCTTGGCCGACCGCATCAGTCTGGTGGAAGAGACATCCGACGTCGCACCCTATTATCGGGCGGCGGACGTCTATGTGCACCCTACCTTGAACGATAGCTTCGGGATGGCCCCTCTGGAAGCCATGTCATTTCAGTTGCCCGTGGTGTTAAGCCCGGCGCCCTGGTGCGGCTTTGCCCAGTATGTGCGCGACGGTCATGAAGCCCTCGTAATGAAGCATCCGGAAGATCACCACGAACTGGCGCTGTGCATCAAGCGGATCAGCGACGACCCCGTGTGTCGCGCCACGTTGGTTCAGGGCGGGAATGCCGTGGTCGCCCGGCACAGCTGGGAGGAGGTCGCGAGCAGCTACCTGGGCCTGTATGCCGAAGTGATCGCCGAGCGCGAATATCCCGCGCCGGTTACCAGCTCGTGA
- a CDS encoding TRAP transporter small permease subunit has product MKKEASIERSKVLRFVDRVAELSGSVGVYMIIFVTVVLTYEAVARYFFASPTQWTQDISVTLQIWFTYMGMALVLKDREMIRITALLAIAPKSVRYVLEAVSLIIIFLFSLLAVTKGWDVVADSIRLGRRQPTMLALPNWIAELPVVLGFFLLLVQSTAELIRLPFRGPPNFSVIAELDPALHEAAQPSPHDEVRA; this is encoded by the coding sequence ATGAAAAAAGAAGCAAGCATCGAACGAAGCAAGGTCCTTCGCTTCGTCGACCGTGTCGCCGAGCTCAGTGGAAGCGTGGGTGTCTACATGATCATCTTTGTCACTGTCGTCCTGACCTACGAAGCCGTGGCGCGCTATTTTTTCGCTTCGCCCACGCAATGGACGCAAGATATCTCCGTCACCTTGCAGATCTGGTTTACCTATATGGGAATGGCCCTGGTTCTCAAAGATCGCGAGATGATCAGAATAACAGCGCTGCTGGCCATCGCGCCAAAGTCGGTTCGCTATGTGCTCGAAGCGGTGTCGCTCATTATTATTTTTCTTTTCTCGCTTCTGGCGGTAACCAAGGGGTGGGACGTCGTCGCTGACTCTATTCGCCTTGGACGTCGGCAGCCAACCATGTTGGCGCTGCCTAACTGGATTGCCGAGCTACCGGTCGTACTGGGGTTTTTCCTTCTTCTGGTTCAATCGACCGCTGAACTGATACGGCTGCCTTTTCGCGGCCCGCCCAACTTCTCCGTTATTGCTGAACTCGACCCTGCCTTGCACGAGGCAGCTCAACCATCGCCACACGACGAGGTTCGCGCGTGA
- the msbA gene encoding lipid A export permease/ATP-binding protein MsbA, translated as MLNSASQTTARSEPVKIDLWRRIYSRLGVYWKAVIVAVLLVSVAAATQPTLAVIMKPLLDEGFSGTKPSYIWSIPLAVVGLMLLRGVCSFASNYLLAWVANNMLLGLRKEMFDRLLGLSDADFKRGDSGRLLNRFTIDAGTVTGLATEVITVVVRETLVVVALLGVLLYMSWQLTLIVLVMLPISTIIARIFIRRLRRINRETIGMNAELTRVVREGIDGQRVIKLFDGYTRESSRFQYVNAKLRRFAMRAASANAAMSPLSQFSIGVSVAAVIAVALYQANHQGLTVGSFAAFMAALGQIFDPMKRLTNIASAMQRMLISAESVFTLIDQEPETDTGKTKLSLPVKGRVEFRNIHHRFPDAHVDTLSDVSFVAEPGQTIALVGRSGSGKTTLVNMLPRFVIPDSGIVSIDGQNIADLNLRELRSQLSLVSQDVVLFEGTIAENVGYGALHEASEQDIRDALQAANLLSFVEGLPLGLETPVGENASQLSGGQRQRLAIARALIKNAPVLILDEATSALDNESERQVQASLELLMAGRTTLVIAHRLSTVQKADRIVVLDAGCIVEQGRHEDLLEQDGLYASLYRMQFRED; from the coding sequence TTGTTGAATTCAGCCAGCCAAACCACGGCACGCTCGGAACCCGTCAAGATCGACCTGTGGCGTCGCATATACAGCCGTCTGGGCGTGTACTGGAAAGCGGTAATCGTTGCCGTGTTGCTGGTCAGTGTAGCGGCCGCCACGCAGCCCACGCTGGCAGTCATCATGAAGCCTTTGCTCGACGAAGGGTTCTCGGGCACCAAGCCATCCTACATCTGGTCCATACCGCTGGCAGTCGTCGGCTTGATGCTGTTGCGCGGGGTTTGCAGCTTCGCCAGTAACTACCTGCTGGCCTGGGTTGCCAACAACATGCTGCTGGGCCTGCGCAAAGAGATGTTCGACCGGCTGCTTGGACTTTCCGACGCCGACTTCAAGCGCGGCGACTCCGGCCGCTTGCTCAATCGGTTCACGATAGACGCCGGCACGGTCACAGGCCTGGCCACGGAAGTCATTACGGTGGTGGTGCGCGAAACGCTGGTTGTCGTCGCGCTGCTGGGCGTGCTGCTGTACATGTCGTGGCAGTTGACCTTGATTGTCCTGGTCATGTTGCCGATTTCCACGATCATTGCACGTATCTTCATTCGGCGACTACGCCGTATCAATCGTGAAACCATAGGTATGAACGCCGAGCTGACCCGGGTGGTGCGCGAAGGCATAGATGGCCAGCGCGTCATCAAGCTGTTTGACGGCTATACGCGCGAGTCCAGCCGCTTTCAATACGTAAATGCCAAGCTGCGCCGGTTTGCCATGCGTGCCGCCAGCGCCAATGCTGCCATGTCGCCCCTGTCGCAATTTTCCATAGGCGTGTCTGTGGCGGCCGTGATTGCGGTGGCGCTTTACCAGGCGAACCACCAGGGTCTTACTGTGGGCAGCTTTGCGGCCTTCATGGCGGCGCTTGGGCAGATCTTCGATCCCATGAAGCGACTGACCAATATTGCAAGCGCCATGCAACGCATGCTGATATCAGCCGAAAGCGTATTTACCCTGATCGACCAAGAGCCCGAAACCGACACGGGTAAAACCAAGCTGAGCTTACCCGTCAAGGGCCGTGTCGAATTCCGCAATATCCACCATCGTTTTCCTGATGCCCACGTCGACACGCTGTCCGACGTCTCTTTCGTGGCCGAGCCCGGCCAGACGATTGCATTGGTAGGTCGGTCAGGCAGTGGCAAGACGACACTGGTCAATATGTTGCCGCGTTTCGTCATACCCGATAGCGGCATCGTATCCATAGATGGTCAGAACATTGCCGATCTGAACCTGCGGGAGTTGCGATCGCAGCTGTCACTGGTCAGCCAGGATGTTGTTCTGTTCGAGGGCACGATCGCCGAGAACGTGGGTTATGGCGCCTTGCATGAGGCCAGCGAACAAGATATTCGCGATGCCTTGCAGGCTGCCAATCTCTTGAGTTTTGTAGAGGGCCTGCCCTTGGGCCTGGAAACGCCGGTAGGCGAGAATGCCAGCCAGCTTTCGGGTGGCCAAAGACAACGCCTGGCCATCGCGCGCGCGCTGATCAAGAACGCGCCCGTCCTGATTCTGGATGAGGCCACATCTGCCCTGGATAATGAATCCGAGCGCCAGGTGCAGGCATCGCTGGAATTGCTGATGGCAGGCCGCACGACCCTCGTGATTGCGCATCGGCTCTCGACCGTGCAGAAAGCCGACCGTATCGTGGTCCTGGATGCGGGCTGCATTGTCGAGCAAGGGCGCCACGAAGATTTGCTTGAGCAAGATGGACTATATGCCTCTTTGTACCGCATGCAGTTCCGCGAAGATTGA
- a CDS encoding TRAP transporter substrate-binding protein, with amino-acid sequence MQKRIIKSLCLSALATFMVCGSMAAHAERTLKVSLQVSAKHPVGANVVYFKDQVEKISNGEIKVEIYDSAQLYKGSEVPQAVAAGAIDMGLVLIDEYAGTLPATGLFSVAFMFPNYDVLAKAAAPESPIRQEIDELIRSTGTRVVWWQDYGPVQLLSKGTPVITPDDMKGKKVRVLGKPSGDFINAAGGIPVKIGGAEQFIAYQRGTVDVGMTGTTAIQSRKLFEVMDSVTITNHAQTEFLIVMNDKLWDSMSEQEREWISTAAKSAEDVMRAETKTDNLESEEFIRSQTPMKVIHLSDEQVKAWQATAAPAVDEYIRSAGDVGKRLVDEVKKLY; translated from the coding sequence ATGCAAAAACGTATCATCAAGTCGCTGTGTCTATCAGCGTTAGCCACTTTCATGGTCTGCGGCAGCATGGCCGCCCATGCCGAGCGTACGCTTAAAGTCAGCCTGCAGGTTTCCGCGAAACATCCGGTCGGCGCCAATGTCGTGTATTTCAAAGATCAGGTCGAGAAGATCTCGAATGGTGAGATCAAGGTCGAGATCTATGATTCGGCGCAGCTCTACAAAGGCAGTGAAGTGCCTCAGGCGGTCGCTGCTGGTGCCATCGACATGGGCCTGGTATTGATAGACGAATATGCCGGCACCTTGCCGGCAACAGGTCTGTTCTCAGTGGCCTTCATGTTCCCCAACTACGACGTCCTGGCCAAGGCGGCAGCGCCTGAAAGTCCCATCCGCCAGGAAATCGACGAGCTTATCCGCAGTACTGGTACGCGCGTCGTGTGGTGGCAAGATTACGGCCCCGTGCAACTGCTTTCCAAAGGCACGCCCGTGATCACTCCCGATGACATGAAAGGCAAGAAAGTACGTGTGCTGGGCAAGCCGTCCGGCGACTTCATCAATGCCGCTGGCGGCATACCGGTAAAAATCGGCGGCGCCGAACAGTTCATCGCCTACCAGCGCGGCACTGTGGACGTCGGCATGACCGGCACCACAGCAATTCAGTCGCGCAAGCTCTTTGAGGTCATGGATTCCGTCACCATCACCAATCATGCCCAGACCGAGTTCCTGATCGTCATGAACGACAAGCTGTGGGACTCCATGTCCGAGCAAGAAAGAGAATGGATTTCAACAGCTGCCAAATCGGCCGAAGACGTGATGCGCGCCGAAACCAAGACCGACAATCTCGAGTCGGAAGAATTCATCCGCAGCCAGACCCCCATGAAGGTTATCCATCTTTCGGATGAGCAGGTGAAAGCTTGGCAGGCGACGGCAGCACCCGCGGTGGACGAGTACATCCGTTCCGCTGGTGACGTGGGCAAGCGCCTGGTCGACGAAGTCAAGAAACTCTACTAG